The Streptomyces sp. JB150 genomic interval CCAGTACTGCAGCGCCGAGAAGTGCGCCTCGTAGTGGTGGGGGGCGCGGGCGGTGATCTCCGCCCAGAGCCTGTCCATCTCCGCGTGCGGATAGCCGAGCCCGAGCGCCACCCAGATCTCCGCGATGAACGGCGTGGGGTCGGCGGGGTTCAGCGCCGCCGCCCGCGCGATGTCCTCGCGGGCGCCCGCGAGCGTCCGGTGGAAGCCCTCGAACTGCTCGCTCGTCGTGTACTTGGCCCGCTTTCCGCCGCGCAGCTTCCAGGCCAGGATCACCGTGCTGCGGGCGCGCACCACGGCCGCGTCCGGGTCCTCGGGGCGCGCGGCCTCCCAGGCGAGCAGCCAGTCGTCCTCCTCGGCCGCGAGGTCGCCGAGCAGGTACGCGGCCAGGGAACGGCGGTCCCAGTCGTCTCCCGCCTCGCGCAGCAGACCGGCCGCCGCCTGCCAGTCGCCGCCGCGCACGGCCGCCAGCGCCGCCTCCCAGCCCGCGGGCAGCGGGCCCGCGTGCTCGGTGTTCTGCCGGGCGGCGGGCAGCAGGCCGAGCTTGCCGGCCGCCTCGGCGGCGGCCTCCTCGTCATGGCTCGGGGAGAAGAACTCCCTCAGGAACACCCAGGCCAGCCACCCGAAGAAGATCAACGTGGGGACGGCCAGGATCGCCAGGATCCACAGCACTACGGTCATCGGGAACTGTCCGTTTCTCGGTTCGCGGGGTCGGTCGGGGCGGAGGGCAGCAGGGCGCGCAGCGGGGCGGTGACCGGGTGGTCGGCGACCGCGGCGGCGACGGCGGGAGCGAGCAGGTCGCTCACGGCGGTGCCGGTCGCGGACGCCGGTCCGCCCGGCGCGGGCAGCACCAGCGCGGTCGCGCCGCGCTCCCAGGAGAACTTCCAGCGCAGCCGGGCGTGGGCGCTGAACTCGGCCAGCGCCATGCGGTGCAGCGACTCGGCCAGCGCGGGCCGGACGAACTCCCGGAAGGCGCGGCCCTTCGCGGCCGCCGCCTCGTCGGACAGCGGCAGCCGCCGCGCCAGCTGCCACAGCCGGCCCTCGTCGATCAGGGCGAGCAGCGCGGGCAGGGTGGGGCGCGCCTTGGTGTAGAGGGCCAGCGCCCGGTGCAGCGGGGTGTTCAGGGCGGCGAGCTGGGCGGTCATCGAGCCGTCGAGCAGTTCGGGCCAGCCGGCCGTACGCCGCCACTGTCGTACGTCGTCCGGCAGGACCGCGTCCTCCAGGGCCGCCAGGGTCCGGCCGGGGTCGGACAGCAGGCCGAGGGCGGCGCCCCGGCCCTCGTCCGTGCGGTGGTCGGCGGGCAGCGCCTCGACGCGGTGGACGCGGTCGGCGATCGGCGGGTGGGAGTCGTACGGCGAGACCGGCTCGGCCGGCAGCTCGGTGCGCAGGCCGGCGAGTTCCAGCCGGCGGGCGCTCAGCAGCCGGCCGAAGCCGCCGAACACCTCTCCGCGCGGCGGCAGCAGCGCGGCGTCCTCGCCGAGGGTGAGGTAGTGGTGCGTGTAGAAGGCGAACGCGGCGTCCAGGACCGGGATCTCGCGCAGCGCGGAGGCGGTCGCGTCCCGGCCGGCGATCCGGGCGGCCGCGGCGTCGGCGGCGTACTCCTGGCGGCGGGCGCCGGCCAGCGTGACGCGGAGGTACAGCCTGGCGTACGCGGTGTACAGCCGGGCCATCGCGCGGTACGTCAGACCCGCGTGCCGGGTGTCGACCTCGCCGGTCTTCTTCCCCTTGGCGGCGGCCCTGGCGTTCTTCTTCTCCTGCCGGGCCCGTTCGCGGGCGGCACTCTTCCCGGCGCGCTCCTCGAAGTGGCCGATGGTGCGCAGGATCTGGGCGCGGCCGCGCACGGTGAGGGCGGCGAGGCGGGTGTCGGCGTGGGAGTAGTGGCCCAGCTCGTGGGCGAGGACCGAGCGGAGCTGCGCCTCGGTGAGGCCCTGGAGGAGGGGCACACCGAGGTGGAGGCGGCGCGGGCCGGGCAGCAGACCGAGCAGCCGGGCGTCCTCCGTGACGGCCGCGTTGACCTCGGCGGTCAGCACGATGCGGGTCGGCGCGCGGGTGCCGATACGGTCGGCCAGCTCGCGCACGGTGCGCCACAGCGCGGGTTCGTCGGCCTCCGTGACGGCGAGCCCGGGGGCCTCCTGCGCCTTCGGGGTGCGCAGCATGAACAGGCCGCGGACCAGCGGGATCGCCAGCAGCACGGAGACGAGGTACAGCTTGGCCGCGACGCCCGAGGGGGCGTGCAGATACAGCAGGTAGTCGAGGCCGGCGAGGGCCGCCAGCAGCAGGACGCCGAGCAGGTGGAAGCCGGCGAGCAGCAGGAGAGCGCGCAGCGCGCGCAAGGTCGCGCCCATCGGGCAGGGTCCCCCCACGGGATGTGCGGTTGACGGTAGCGGGGTGCCGCGACAGGGGCGCCGCGGGTGCGCGACGCGGGTGCCGCGGGGCGCGGCGACACGGGTCTGCGCCTGATCGCGGCCGGCCGGTGTGAGGTGGGCTCAGCGCCCGTCGTGATCAGTGGTTGTGGGGGGAAGCGGAGTATCGCCTACCGGCGGGTTGACGTGCAAGACGTGTCCATGGCAGGCCGCTGGTGCCGGGGTGCCGGGGTGCCGGGGTGCCGGGGTGCCGGGGTGCCGGGGTGCCGGCCAGGGGTCGCGCGCGGGGCGCCGGCCGGGCCGCCCGTCACGGAGCTGCACCGGCCGGGCCGCCGGGCCGCCGGCTGCCGGTCGCGGAGCCGCGCGCGGAGTGCCCTCCGGCCCGCCGGTCGCGGAGTCGCGCGGGGCTGCCCTCAGTGCAGCAGCGTCGCCGGGCTGCCGCCGTTCGCCTCGTAGCCCGCCACCGCGAGCGCGCGGTAGACGGCGAACTCCGCCGCCGGGTCGGGGGAGAGGGTCCACGGCAGGGCGCCGACGTGGCCGTCGACGTGGACGAGCTGGCTCATGGCCTCCGCCCAGCGCTCGCCGCGCACCAGGAAGAAGACCAGCAGGTGGCGCACGTGCGCCAGCATGGGGTCGTCGGCGCGGGCCGAGTGGACCGCGTGCAGCGCGCCGTGGATCGCCTTGGTGACGACCTCGCTCTGGTAGAAGCCGCTGACCAGGTTCACCTCGGGCAGGTGCTCGAACACCGCGAACAGCGGCAGCGCCGCCAGCAGCGAGCCCTGCGGGGCGCGGGCCGCGGCGGCCTCCGCGAACGAGGCGGCCAGCTCCCGCGAGCCGTGCCACTTCTCGCACCAGTAGTGCAGGGCCGCCAGGTGCGCGCCCATGTGGTGCGGCGCCCGGTCGAGGATCTTCAGCCAGAGCTGCTCGAATTCTTCGCGGGGATACGACAGGCCGCGGGCCACCGACAGCTCCACGATGTACGGCACCGGGTCGCCGGGGGCGAGCAGCGCCGCCTCGCCGCACGCCGCCTTCGCCTCCTCCATGATGATCCGGAACTCGTCCGTGCCCGGCGTCGCGGTCCGCCACGCCTGCTGCACCAGGAACTCGGCGTGCACCGCCGCGCCGCCCGCGTCCTTGGGCTGCTCGGCCCGCCACACCCGCAGCCACTGCCCGCCGGGCGTCTCGCCGGCGTTCCCCGGCCGCTGCTGGAGCTCCAGGGACGCGGCGCCCGCGAACGCCTGCACCCGCTGCCAGCGCAGCTCGCCCCGGGCCTCGGTGCCCGCCAGCAGCTGGGCCGCCGCGCGGTAGTCCTGGGTGCGCTGGACCAGGTCCAGGACGTCCAGCAGGTCCGGGTCCGGGCCCGGCATCCGGACGTCCAGCTGCTCCTGGCGCACGAAGCCGTAGTTCGCCGGGTCCGCCGCGTCCGGGTGGCCCGGCGCCACCTGCTCGATCATGCCGCGCCGGCGCCTGAGGAAGGGAAGCAGCACGAAGCCCAGCATGAGCAGTGCCATCAGGACCCAGAGAATCTCCATGCCCCCAGCGTTCCAGACGCCCGTGACAATTGGCCAACCCGGTGCGCGGCCTGCGGACGCCCCGCCCGTCCGCCGCTTTCCCCGTGCGCGCACTACGCTCGGTCCCCATGAGCGACAGGCACATCAGTCAGCACTTCGAGACGCTCGCGATTCACGCGGGCAACACCGCCGACCCCCTGACCGGCGCGGTCGTCCCGCCGATCTACCAGGTCTCGACCTACAAGCAGGACGGCGTCGGCGGCCTGCGCGGCGGCTACGAGTACAGCCGCAGCGCCAACCCCACCAGGACCGCGCTGGAGGAGAACCTCGCCGCCCTGGAGGGCGGCCGCCGCGGCCTCGCGTTCGCGTCCGGGCTGGCGGCCGAGGACTGCCTGCTGCGCACGCTGCTCAGCCCCGGCGACCACGTCGTCATCCCGAACGACGCGTACGGCGGCACCTTCCGGCTGTTCGCCAAGGTCGTCGCGCGCTGGGGCGTGGAGTGGTCGGTCGCCGACACCGGCGACGCGGCCGCCGTACGGGCCGCGATCACCCCGAAGACCAAGGCCGTGTGGGTCGAGACGCCCTCCAACCCGCTGCTCGGCATCACCGACATCGCCGCCGTCGCCCAGGTCGCCCGGGACGCGGGCGCGAAGCTCGTCGTCGACAACACCTTCGCCACGCCGTACCTCCAGCAGCCGCTGGCGCTCGGCGCGGACGTCGTCGTGCACTCGCTGACCAAGTACATGGGCGGCCACTCGGACGTGGTCGGCGGCGCGCTGGTCACCGCCGACGAGACGCTGGGCGAGGAGCTGGCGTACCACCAGAACGCGATGGGCGCGGTCGCCGGGCCCTTCGACTCCTGGCTGGTGCTGCGCGGCACCAAGACCCTGTCGGTGCGCATGGACCGGCACAGCGAGAACGCCACGAAGATCGCCGACATGCTGACCCGGCACCCGCGCGTGACCAGCGTGCTCTACCCGGGCCTGCCGGACCACCCCGGTCACGAGGTCGCCGCCAAGCAGATGCGGGCGTTCGGCGGCATGGTCTCCTTCCGGGTCGAGGGCGGCGAGGAGGCGGCCGTGCAGGTCTGCAACCGCGCGAAGATCTTCACCCTGGGCGAGTCCCTGGGCGGTGTCGAGTCGCTGATCGAGCACCCCGGGCGGATGACGCACGCCTCCGCGGCGGGCTCCCCGCTGGAGGTCCCGGGGGACCTGGTGCGCCTGTCCGTCGGCATCGAGAACGTCGACGACCTGCTGGAGGACCTGCAGCAGGCGCTCGGCTGAGCCGGCCGGCACACCGGCGCGCGGCCGGGTGCGTTCACCAGCCCGTGAGCGGTGGGGTCGTCCGCGACGGCGGCTCCACCCACGGGCGGGCGGTCAGCGCCCACACGGTGAACGCCACGGCCGCCGCGAGCAGCAGCAGCCACCCCGCGCGGCGGGCGAGGACCCTGCGGCGCAGCACCCGGGCGCCCCGGCGCAGCGCCTGCGCACAGAGGTCCGGCGGCACGGGCGGCGCCGCCCGCTCCATGATCCTCCGTACGGCGGCCTCCCGTTCGAGCCGGTTCACCGCGGCCGCCTCATGACGGCACCGCCTTCGCCACCGCAGGCGCGGGCCTGCGGGGCGGGTGCAGCACGGTCGCCGTGGCCCGGTCGCAGACGGCGCGGACGCGGTCGGGTGGCAGGCCGAGCAGCGCGGCGGTCTGCTCCTCTCCGACCCCTTCGTACAGCCTGAGCACCAGGATCAGGCGCTCCTGCGGGGCGAGCACGGCGAGTGGCGCGGTGTCCGGGGCGGGCCGGAACCGGGCGAGGGCGCCGCCGTGGTGATGCCATGCCTCGCGGGCGAAGCGGGTGGCCAGATACTGCCGGGCCCGGTCGTACGGGTCCTCCCCGCGCAGCCGGTCCCAGTACGCGTACGTGTGCGCGAGGGCCAGGGTGAGCAGGCGCCGCGCGCGCGGGTTGGCGTCCGGTGTCTCCGCCGTGAGCAGCGTCGCGGTGTGCAGCAGCCGCCCCGCCGCGCCCGCGACGAACGCCTCGAATTCCGGGCCCCGGCGATCGCCTCGGCCCACCTGCCGTCGTCGCACCACGCCTCCCCCCTGAGGGCGACCAAGGACGCGGATCCGGGGAC includes:
- a CDS encoding RNA polymerase subunit sigma-70 → MRRRQVGRGDRRGPEFEAFVAGAAGRLLHTATLLTAETPDANPRARRLLTLALAHTYAYWDRLRGEDPYDRARQYLATRFAREAWHHHGGALARFRPAPDTAPLAVLAPQERLILVLRLYEGVGEEQTAALLGLPPDRVRAVCDRATATVLHPPRRPAPAVAKAVPS
- a CDS encoding cystathionine gamma-synthase, whose translation is MSDRHISQHFETLAIHAGNTADPLTGAVVPPIYQVSTYKQDGVGGLRGGYEYSRSANPTRTALEENLAALEGGRRGLAFASGLAAEDCLLRTLLSPGDHVVIPNDAYGGTFRLFAKVVARWGVEWSVADTGDAAAVRAAITPKTKAVWVETPSNPLLGITDIAAVAQVARDAGAKLVVDNTFATPYLQQPLALGADVVVHSLTKYMGGHSDVVGGALVTADETLGEELAYHQNAMGAVAGPFDSWLVLRGTKTLSVRMDRHSENATKIADMLTRHPRVTSVLYPGLPDHPGHEVAAKQMRAFGGMVSFRVEGGEEAAVQVCNRAKIFTLGESLGGVESLIEHPGRMTHASAAGSPLEVPGDLVRLSVGIENVDDLLEDLQQALG
- a CDS encoding M48 family metallopeptidase, whose translation is MGATLRALRALLLLAGFHLLGVLLLAALAGLDYLLYLHAPSGVAAKLYLVSVLLAIPLVRGLFMLRTPKAQEAPGLAVTEADEPALWRTVRELADRIGTRAPTRIVLTAEVNAAVTEDARLLGLLPGPRRLHLGVPLLQGLTEAQLRSVLAHELGHYSHADTRLAALTVRGRAQILRTIGHFEERAGKSAARERARQEKKNARAAAKGKKTGEVDTRHAGLTYRAMARLYTAYARLYLRVTLAGARRQEYAADAAAARIAGRDATASALREIPVLDAAFAFYTHHYLTLGEDAALLPPRGEVFGGFGRLLSARRLELAGLRTELPAEPVSPYDSHPPIADRVHRVEALPADHRTDEGRGAALGLLSDPGRTLAALEDAVLPDDVRQWRRTAGWPELLDGSMTAQLAALNTPLHRALALYTKARPTLPALLALIDEGRLWQLARRLPLSDEAAAAKGRAFREFVRPALAESLHRMALAEFSAHARLRWKFSWERGATALVLPAPGGPASATGTAVSDLLAPAVAAAVADHPVTAPLRALLPSAPTDPANRETDSSR